The sequence CAAGATTGATTACTTAAATAAAATTCCTTTTGTTGAAGATAATGATCTTATCATCCAAATGAGATTAATGAAGACACATCTCAACAACAATTCACTTCATGTTGATGTTCAATACAACCAAGAAGTTTGTGTCAAAATGATATGCAAAACATGTCCGTCCTTACTGTTGCAACAAAACTTTGAAGGAAATACTCCTCTACATGTTGGTGCAAGGTTAGGATTGCCTGATGTCGCTAAAGTTTTATTGAACTTTGCCCGACAAGAAGAGGAAGgaggttgtagttgcaggaaatcctacaacacaccccttgtactatgatgactataatttctagatctaaacttatatgatatgaaaataaagataaagataatgataatagaaaataagacacaagatttacgtggttcgatcaatgtgatctacatccacggggtgagggatcttcactatgattgtttgtaattacatatggattacaattgagactccattaatgagtatttggagctctctctctctctctctggtttttggggaagaataagaagataataataataatacaagttacttttctctctcctacctttctgtTTATGTAGGATGCTatctagtggatgacagctcatatttccttttatttcatatttccttttatttcttatttccttttatttcctatcctccgtgcgacattatcgcacagccttttatgaatctcgcacactcacaaatacttgtgcgatatttggatcctacagagGCGAtgtagaaagagaagaagaaagtagtaATGGTTGCATGATTAATGTACCTGGAGAAGAAAATGGATGCTTAAAATTGCAGCAACTAGTGAGAATGGAGAATACAAAGAAAGACACGGCACTTCATGAGGCACTGCGAAATCGAGCTAATGTTGAAGTACTGAAGTTGTTAGCGGAAGCGTTTTGAATATTCGGCTAATCCTGCTGGGGAAACTCCATTATACCTGGCTGTCAAATATGGATAGTGGCATCATGTTGATTATATCCTTGACAATTTTCCATGCCAGAACCATAGTGCACCAGGTGGAAGGACCATGTTGCACATCGCGGTGCTGTACACGTTTGATTCAAGTAATGTATAAGCAAATAACTACTGTAGAATGTCGGAATTTATTGTTCTTGAGTTAGTTTTGCTATTTCACTTGTTTGCACTTGTTGGAATATAGTAGAAGTGCAGTACAAGACATAGTTGCGACGGAAGAAGAAATCAAGTGGCAGTGTCAAATCTTGCATATGAAGTGAATACCGAATCATAGTCAGAAGACCAAGTCGTAATACGCTAGTTAGTAGCTAAATTGTTCAAGCTAAGCTTAAGATACCTAGTCAAGATAATGGTATGAACTTGGTTTGATAATTAACCAAGACATGATATGATAGACAAACCAACACATTGAAACTAATGATGGTCGTCTAAGAAAATTAGTTTTCACAAGTGAAAAATGAGCAGTATAGTCTTCATGCTCACAACTTGTACTGAACTTGATAAAAAGGTACAAAAGTTTATACATATCTTCGATTTGATTGTTCAGATGATAATGCCGAATGAACAAGGCACAAGTCACAACCAACTAGTTACAACTAATATAAGATACGTCTATACCGAGGAACACAGATGGACGTCAAAGAGAGTTCTCGTGGATGAAAACTAGTTTCAAAAATATTTTAAGCAAAACCCATTGAAGTTGTAAATGGATTGTGATGAATAAATCCCTAACATATGGGACATGAGCAGGAAAGAAACAAAGAGTTGAAGGTGATAACGACGATCTTGAAAAAGATATGAGCACATGGAATAGCTGACCATGGAATTTGAAAGCATAAAATATTCCGGAACTGTGAGTGTTCGTcgtaaagagaagaaaaaaaaattcaaccgaGTGTTCTTGATAAATTGAACAAACAGAAAAATCGAACTTGTATAGGAAATCAGATCCAAATTATTGGACGTGCCATATATATTCCAATAAAAAATGGAGTACCAAAATGGCAGGAGAATATGCTATAAGCAAAATGCATATGATATTGGATACATACCCATCAAAGAAAAATGACACATAATCACTTTAATTCTCTTGTCTTCTTTAATTATGCTTGATTGATTTTGCTTAATCGATCCatctcgatacccataatttattatggtatcggAGCGGGGAGATCTGCTCAAATGCTTCCGCTTTCTATGTTCTTTTTTGTTATCTTTTTCATCTATTTGTGCAGACTAGTCTTCAATATTAGTTTGTATTTTCAATGGATGATTATATTTTTTTCCCATCAGAGTTATAGTCGGATAACTCTTCCCCGATAGTTGACGTATATCATGAATCTCCCGTTTACTTTTTAACCAAAAAATGTGTTTTGCTTCTATGGTCAACTAATTTTATCTTCGTTACGGGTGACTAGATCATTTGCTTTCCTGTTCTCGTCCCATATCTTAATGGTTTAATCatcaaatcacaatcatgggttttcttgtattactTATCCTTTGTTTTATGAGCTTTAATTAACTTGCAAAGGATTCTCTGCATTTCGAAATTGGGTTTACCCAGGCAGATCAATTTTATCATTGTCTCTAATTTGTTCCGCATCTTTATCAGTTCTCATCAAAGATGCTCTTGCACAGGTCTTTCTGTTCTCAAACAATGAACAGTGAAGACGTGTGTAATATTCCATGGATGATCAGAAAATCTCCATGTGCTTGTCTCTCTATTCATGTCTTGTTTATCGGTTAAACAAGTTTAACTCATTGAGGTTTTGCTTCATAAAGACTTGAGATTTCTCCAATTCCAGGGGGCAATAAAAGCTTCCCCGCAAACCTTGGTGCAAACCTAGTATTCATTCAGAGTACTTATTAGTTGTTTCATGCGTTTCATTCGCAACAACAAATTTTTGTATCATCAGTACTCATTATATGAGTCGTCAAACATATTTGATTtgatctgttatttcttttcatcaAACGCATTTTTTTAGTTTTACATCTCATCATCATTGATGTTTTATATTCTTGATAGTTATCTCATCTATAAAGCAGTCTTTTCTGTATTCAAGCAAAGATGTTGAGTTTGAAATCAATTATCATCAATTTCATGAGTTCTTTATCATAGTTGTTGACTATGGATATGGATCTTCGTGATTATTCCCATAATCAAATGGGGAGTACCCTTCAAAAGAAGGCGATAACATTGCTTGGTCAATACTCTTTACCACTGATTCAGTAGGTAGTGTTCCacaatttttctttcattttcaagATCAGATGATGGATTTATCTCAATATCCTAATCATAATATGAAACATATCTTTCACCAATATTGGTTTTGATCGATCAAATCGATTCGTCATTTTTTATGCTTTTCCAGCATAAGTTCCAAGGAGACAATaatgttttgtttcttcttgagtATGATCAGTTCCACTATCTACTGGAGCTTCTCCTAGTTTCTTGAACTACATTTCTGACTTCTACTATACCATTGTCATGGAGATGTACAGTACCGATCACCTTGTACGTATATCATCTTTGAATTCCAACTCCAGTTTTCAATCACTTATAAAGAAAAATGGTTTGTCAGTCTACACAGAGATCTTACCTGTCGAAGAATCAACAAACTGTTTTAGCTATTGATAACTTTTTGAAATTATAGTTTTCATTTGTGAAAACTTTCTTAAACAACCATCTGTTGATTCTGTTCCAAGCTGTTGGTTGTCTACAATATCTTGtcttggttaaaaaaaaaaatcaacaaaccaAGATGTCTTGTCTACAATGGACAATACCAAAATGGTGTTGCTAAAATGAAGACtgtgaaaagaaaagaagacaaaGGAGCCTAAATCAAGTTGCTGGCGTAAAAGAAAAAAAGTCAGCTCATAAAGTTCACTGCCACTTCCAAGTACGTGAATGAAGCATCCATGTGATGGTCGAAGTACGTCATACAAAGTTTAGTTTACAAGGTTTCTTTTCAAGATATTGTCCTAGTTGCACACTTCATTTCTCTCcgtgtccaacttgaggggggtgttGGATTATGTGGCACATATATTAGCCACCGAGGTGATCGAGGTGGTCAGTTAGCTTATGGTGCATTCAACGGACGTGTGGAGAAGATAATTACAAGACCAAGTCATGCATAGGATTACGCATTCTGGCTAGTAACTCCTTTATTCTAGCTGGATAAGTTAGTTTACCTAGTCAATGTATTTTGCTATTCTAGGTTTAATTTTGATTCAATAATCTAATTCATAATCTCTGGAAAAATATATATGGAATGGAAAATAGATTcggaaataatatctttaatattaACATAGAAAATCATGTTAAAGTCAAGGAACAATGATAGCAGAAAAAGATCCTGCAGTGAAGAACAAGTTTTCTTTTTACTATATTCCAACAGCACGAGCAAAAATGATTCAATTCATAACAAAAGGAAAATCGAAGAGTCTAGAGTTCCTCCCCTGGTAATGAACTTTTAAGACAAATTTGACAGGTCTCATGGTAGACGTACTGTTGAAGAAGAAACCACATATGGTAAAGGAGGTAGACAGGGATGGGCGTAGTGCGCCTGCGTTTTACGGTGCCGTGGAAGTAGCTATTAAGTTGTTGGATGTTGATCCTACTGTTGCATACATACAGGACAAAGATGGTATGACAGCGCTTCACCATGCTACCAGAGTGATATTTTTATTGAACATGTGACTCGACGTTGTCCTGATTGTTGGGAACTGGTCGACAATGAAGGCCGAAATTTTCTTCATGTTGCTGTTGAGAAAAAAAGATCTAAGGTCGTCAAGTATGTCTTCGATATGAAATCAAACTACATGGTGAATAATCTTATACATAGTGGGGATAAGCATGGAAACACACCTTGGAATTTGGCTCTAGAATCCAGAGCCTATGATGTTAATTTTGTATGCGCAAGAGAGTGCGCTAGAGCCTTTCTGAATGATCCTAGAGTGAAAAGCACTCTCAGTTACCCATATATCTGCGAGATTGCAACCTACGACCGTCTTCATTATTGCCTGGTACTACCTTTTCCTAATCATTTTTCAGTGTTTCTGGTTTTGATTTCGTTCTCATCCATATCATATTATTTTGCCTTGATAGGAAGATTGCAACCCATATGTAGATGGTATCATCCTTTAAGATCCTTTTATCGTCCTTTTAGATCCATATCAACAAGCGTCAGCGTCCTCACTGTGACTACTGCAACCGCCACGGCCATGTTCGTGACAAGTGTTATCGCTTTCATGGATTTCCATCTACACCCAGCAACCCACCAACTGCTATTATCACGGCCATGTTCGTGACAAGTGGTGACTACTGCAACTCACGACTATCCATGGCCGTGGCGGTTGCAATAGTCACTGTAGGACGCTGACGCTTGTTGTGACTAGTGGAAGAACGAGACTGTTAAGGGGCATGGCGATTGATATTGAGAGCTGCTGATTCAACAGTTGGGAGTGGACTAGCAGTAATGTTCTGTTGCTCCTCCTCTTGTTGAACCAAATTAAAAATCCTCAATGCAGTTGGGAAAGGCTCCATTGTTAAAATCTGGCTTCTCAAATTCAAGAGAGGCCTTGGAGAAATTCCATTGCCCGATCACGTTCAACATGTTCAAGCGAAGACTTCATATTGATCCCATAAGGTCTTAATCTTGGTATAGTATAATGAGAAGGCATGGATTCTTGACGGATAGAAGCAATGACAGACTTTAGCCGAAACAATTTGGGGGCATTTGAAATACAAAAACGTACCTGAAGATCCTTCCAGATAGCATACGAGGAGGCTGCATATAAGCAACTTCCTCAAATGTCAGGATGCACAGAGTTAAGCAACCAGCTTCCCACAATATCGTCACATCTCTTCTTGCATTCGTAAGTAAGATCATTGGCCGGAGGAGGTAGAGAGCCATCAACAAACCCAAGCTTCCCTTTTGCATTAAGAGCCTTGGCGATGCCACGAACCCAAGATGCGTAGTTGTCTCCTTGAAGAAGTGGGGAGAATAACACAGTTGCAGGGTTATCTGAAGGGTGAATCGCATAAGGATCTAAAAACTCTAGGATTTCCAGAAACTTGGTTTGAGTGGTTTTCTGAGCTTTGGTTATTTTATGTGGATTGATGGGTCGGAGATGGAGGAGAAGATTGATCAGTTCCTGCCATTGTGATAAATCAGAGATGAAAACCgcggaagagaaaaaaaaattcataggaTCTAAAAGGATGATACCATCTTAGATTTATAAGAAAGATAGAATATAAGTCTCAcaattgtgtagactcgattgtTTCATTCAATATTTATACACAGATACAAGAGATAGATTGTTACAGTCAATCCCAATCCAAAATTATAAGATAAGATACAGCTGCAGCTTAGTTATTGTTACAACAGACTTGAATACAAGACTTGAACTCGTCAGATAAGTTGAATTTCTGCCGTCTATGCTAGCTATTATCTCGGCATATCGACTGCAGTTCGTTTGTACATTCCAGCACTTGGCTCATTGACTGCAGGTTCCGGTGTTTGCTTCACTTGTGTGCTGGTTGTACTGCTAAATAGAAGAAACAAGAGGGAGCAGAGGAAAGAAGTAGAAGAAATAGCACACAAAGGAAGAGATTTAGGTAAATTGGAGAATTTGAGCCAAATCCACATGGTGGTGGCTGCCCTCATAGCAACTTTTGCATTGGCAGCTGGATTTACGGTACCTGGAGGCTTTAAAAGTGATGGACCAAATGAGGGCATGGCAACTCTAGCCAAAAATGCAGCCTTTATAGTATTTCTAGTTTTTAATAGTTTAGCGATGCTCGTTTCTGTTTATGCTGTTTTCATTCACTTCTGGTCTAAATTTCATGCCACCGCTCTAAGCTACAAGTACGAATTAATATCAGCAGCAGTACCAACACTTGCTTGCACATTTGTTGCCATCTTAGCAATGTCAATTGCATTCATTACGGGCACATACACAGTTCTAAGCCATATACCTAGACTTACCATTCCGGTGTGTACACTAAGCTGCAGtttcttctttttcatatttttcttcatGTACCAGTCATACGAAATGTTAGACGAAGCAGATCGAGGTCCATTTGTTCACTTTGTTATTACAAAGTTTAATGTAGTATATCGATGCTCGAGAAATTAAGATATGTAAAACATTGCGAAAGCTTTTCAAATTAGTCTAcattttttcttcaaattacAAGGACTGCAGAGTGCACAATGATAACAACTTAACACTAAGAGAGTAATTGAGATGTAGAAAACCAATCAAGCAATGCCTGCAGGCTGCAGGAAGTTGATCAAGATATTTAACTATCATTGACTTCACAACTTGAAGAGCGATAGGGCGTGGACACCATCGCTTCCTTTAGAATAATAATGCTTCATGTACTCTGGAACCGTAACATTTCTGTAGACAGGTAGATCCTTGCCATCTTCTTCAGAAAGTAGCTCCTTAATTGGACCATTAATCTTTGACGAGTTCATGGCAGCTGTACCGAAAAATGACGCCACTGATAACCTTGGTCCTACTCGATTCGCCAGTACTCTATGTTCCGCACTCTTAAACTTTGCACTGCTCATTAGCTACACATACATATACCCAAATGCATCAGCCAAAACAGATACATAATTATGTGTACGATATTTACTTCAAGAATAGCgcatgtttgtatggatgtttcAAAATATACGCATACCTGAATAAGGTCACCAATGTTAACTACGATTGCTCCGGGTATGGGTTTGACATCAATCCAATGGTTCTGATAAAGAATTTGTAGGCCACCAATGTTGTCCTGGAGAAGAAGAGTGAAGAAATTTGGATCGGTATGCTTATGTGCTCCCATAGTTAGTTTTGGTTGTGGGCAGGCAGGATAATAGTGACCAAGGACTGCTAAGAATTTTGTGCAATCCATGCCTTCAATTAAGATGATCCTTTTCGAGCCCAAGGCCTTCTGACAGTAACTCGATAAGAGTATCTCCCAGTATCCGAACATGTTCCGTGTACTCAAGAATTATATCTCTGAGGATACCACATTGATGTTCATAAGAAAAACATAGTTTACAAATGTGTAAGAAAAACATAGTTTACAAATGTGTAAGGAAATTATGTTATGCAAGTCAAAAAGATGAATTTGCAATTCACATGTGTACCTGCATATGTCTGGTAATTCTCGAGGGTCGATGAGATCTGGAGATAACATCGAGCAGATGAAGGTGTCTTTCCATTTAGCGGATTTTGTTTGAAACCAATCAAAACTGGTCTGGTACTTCACTTTTCTAGTGGAATCTCTTGAGTAGAATTGTTTCTTCACCTCTGTATCTTGCTCATGAAATTTAGCAACACCTTTTATCATCTCGTCCATCACGGTCTCAGGAATACCATGATTCAACAATTGAAAGAAGCCCCAAGATTCTGATGCAAGTCGAATTTCATTTACAATTTCCTTTCTCCGATTTTCCATCTCTTCCAAATCTATAACTGGAATCGCTGGCTCATGAATTTCACTCTTATCAACTAGCAATAACTTTTCCTCTTCAGCAAGTTCCTCCGGTGGTCTAACAAAGACTCTAGGAATGTTTAGGAGTCCAGTGTCAGCTACTCCTTTAACACCGGCTTTGGTATCGTCAATGGCCTTTAATTCCTTCATGCGGTCGTAACATGACTCTTCTTGGCCGGCTAGTTTTTCGCCATTAATGTAAGCTTTCTCCATGGAAGTGTTCATTGAtttgttgatgttgatgaagaGTTGACCAAATTCTGGATTGGGCTTGTATTTGTTAACTCAATTTTTATTAAGGTTGATAATATTTTTTATTGTTGAGAAGTCTTGTTCTTGCTCCAGTCCACATGTATGCATCCTGTCATAAAAGAGAAACACTTTAAAATTAgacatttttatcaaaaacttgACAGAGTTTCCCCTAATATCTCTCAATGATTTTTAGGTTTTCTACAGGATGAATATTGTAACTGGTTTGCCCATGGACCAGTTGGTGTGCACTTTGTGCTTGGGTACGGAACAAATTGTTATTGCAATGCTTACTTGGATAACATAAGACTTCCGCCCATGGTATGTATGCTCAACTGCAAAAATTGGATCATCTATAGGATTCTTTCTGAAGTTGCTTGTTTGTaattggagttgaattcttactAGTTCAACGAGGCTTAGCAGGAAGCTCTAAGGAGCACCTGTTCTGAATCATCCTATTGTAACACTTCTGTAGGAAGGAGGAACATGGCTGTTAGGCTACTTACTCAAAGCTTGTGACATGATGGCATAAGCCTGAAAGACTGTTGCATTCTGCATAAAATGCACTTGCTAGGTGTCAATGAAAGACGACATACACAAAATATGAGTATCcattttttgttggcattttttATTTCTCGCTCAGTGCTCAGTATGAGTATCCATTTTTTGTTGCCAGTAATTGGTTAAAGAAAAAGATACACAGAATTGGGCCATGGGAGACCGCAAGATCAGCAGACCTTCTCAACAACTTACTACTGCAACTTGGGGGCAGGACTTAGCAGGAAGCTCTGAACAGAGCACCTGGGGGAGTTCTTGCCGGTGCAACTTCTGCACAAGGTCAACAAGACTTGGCAGGAAGCTCTGAATAGAGCACCTGTTCCCAAAACCTCCTACTGCAACACTTCTATTAGGAAGGGGGATCATGCTGATGACCGACTTATTTTAAGCTCGTGACACAATGACATAAAGCCTGAAAGATCATTGCATTCAGCAGGGTCTGGAATTGATACCTTATTTTACCAACTAAAGAGTTAAGCTCCGAAAGGCTAGGTTTCCCATCCCCTGCGACAAGCACATGCCTTTGTCTATGTAGCAACGTCATCACTAAATTGAGCCTGGCACAGAACAGGAATAAGATATTAAGCCGTCGCAACGGGCACGAGTTGAGATTGGGACTATCAAGGGTTTTTCACTGATGGCTGATGTTCAATTCTGACTAATGAGGCACCAAAATCCTATTCATTTCATACACAAAAGCAAGCATTGAACCATTTTCTGATAGTGATAATCATACAAGATACTTGAAAACAAAATGCATCATCTTTTTAATTGAACAAGAACTGAAAATCCAACAAAATTCCATAAAATGCAGCATGCATTCCAATTCCACAAATGCAG comes from Papaver somniferum cultivar HN1 chromosome 7, ASM357369v1, whole genome shotgun sequence and encodes:
- the LOC113296255 gene encoding 1-aminocyclopropane-1-carboxylate oxidase homolog 7-like, translating into MGAHKHTDPNFFTLLLQDNIGGLQILYQNHWIDVKPIPGAIVVNIGDLIQLMSSAKFKSAEHRVLANRVGPRLSVASFFGTAAMNSSKINGPIKELLSEEDGKDLPVYRNVTVPEYMKHYYSKGSDGVHALSLFKL
- the LOC113299976 gene encoding 1-aminocyclopropane-1-carboxylate oxidase homolog 3-like isoform X1, with translation MNTSMEKAYINGEKLAGQEESCYDRMKELKAIDDTKAGVKGVADTGLLNIPRVFVRPPEELAEEEKLLLVDKSEIHEPAIPVIDLEEMENRRKEIVNEIRLASESWGFFQLLNHGIPETVMDEMIKGVAKFHEQDTEVKKQFYSRDSTRKVKYQTSFDWFQTKSAKWKDTFICSMLSPDLIDPRELPDICRDIILEYTEHVRILGDTLIELLSEGLGLEKDHLN